In one Parambassis ranga chromosome 6, fParRan2.1, whole genome shotgun sequence genomic region, the following are encoded:
- the LOC114437347 gene encoding uncharacterized protein LOC114437347 isoform X1: MRGEKHLLLLAAFAVLAGCQPQVLLSPPLPQIFTGDLLYLNCDNITDGGQVTWYLNDTRQTETSKTIKIAAASPTDSGNYYCKSNEQRSGDYVLKVEDFVPSASLTMETGQPVMQKGGIIILKIEHENGLDGWNCSVYEGVKRNWIKLRLKDNPVYLEFQSRKLTTHETIFWCTNYESRSNQVVVRTSEKPLSLEMYPMPAVAGESLTLRCLVWGAKVIKHTIFYKETTILKQGDEPTHEIHNVTTSVRGIYSCQATFMFVDKSSGPPYDRKSDPQDVPVQAQPEAAILSEDMSCSCKKCTGGMSYRFYKKVGESWKFLPLNTKPSETGLYGCRLVSRNMRTLLSNAMFYQPSSFPLLVSSVIFFILLVILAAGATFLYVKHKRRNATVPIYEDVQMHSRGKGDDKYEPLQMNRREGEYDELQKKSGEYEALKKEGMKGEVYHTLGMEGAAGGGEGGYEALKKEGMKEGVYHSLGMEGAAGGGGGEGGYEALKKEGMKEGVYHSLGMEGAAGGGGEGGYEALRKEGMKEGVYHTLGAKGEQKAGGKKDDEKESEIVEL, translated from the exons ATGAGGGGTGAAAAGCATCTGCTGCTCCTGGCAG CATTTGCAGTCCTGGCAGGCTGTCAGCCACAAG TCTTGTTGTCTCCTCCACTGCCACAGATCTTCACTGGGGACTTATTGTATTTGAACTGTGACAACATTACTGATGGAGGCCAAGTGACATGGTACCTCAACGACACCAGGCAAACAGAGACAAGCAAAACCATAAAGATTGCAGCCGCTTCCCCCACGGATTCCGGGAATTATTACTGCAAAAGTAATGAGCAGAGAAGTGGTGATTATGTTCTCAAAGTTGAAG actTTGTTCCCAGTGCCTCATTGACCATGGAGACAGGCCAACCGGTGATGCAAAAAGGAGGTATAATCATCTTGAAGATCGAACATGAGAATGGTCTGGATGGGTGGAATTGCTCTGTCTATGAGGGAGTGAAGAGGAACTGGATTAAGCTTAGGTTGAAGGACAATCCTGTGTATCTGGAATTTCAATCCAGAAAACTGACCACCCATGAGACCATTTTCTGGTGTACCAATTACGAAAGCAGAAGCAACCAAGTCGTTGTCAGGACCTCAG AGAAGCCTCTATCACTGGAAATGTATCCCATGCCTGCCGTAGCTGGAGAGAGTCTGACTCTGAGATGTCTTGTCTGGGGCGCCAAAGTAATAAAACATACTATATTCTACAAAGAAACCACAATCCTTAAACAGGGTGATGAACCTACCCACGAAATCCATAATGTGACAACGTCTGTGCGAGGAATATATTCATGTCAAGCCACATTCATGTTTGTGGACAAAAGCAGTGGACCACCATACGACAGGAAGTCCGATCCCCAAGACGTGCCCGTCCAAG CACAACCTGAAGCTGCAATCCTCTCTGAAGACATGTCATGCTCTTGTAAAAAATGTACTGGTGGTATGTCCTATCGCTTTTACAAGAAAGTTGGCGAATCATGGAAATTTCTGCCTCTCAACACAAAGCCAAGTGAAACTGGTTTATATGGATGCAGATTAGTGTCAAGAAACATGAGGACCCTCCTCAGCAACGCCATGTTTT ATCAGCCCTCTTCATTCCCACTTCTTGTGAgctctgtgatttttttcatcctaCTGGTTATTCTGGCTGCCGGAGCAACATTCCTGTATGTTAAGCATAAGAGGAGGAACGCCACTG TGCCCATTTACGAGGATGTGCAGATGCATTCACGAGGCAAAGGTGATGACAAATATGAGCCGCTGCAGATGAACAGGAGAGAGGGCGAATACGATGAACTTCAGAAGAAGAGTGGAGAATATGAAGCACTGAAGAAAGAGGGAATGAAAGGGGAGGTGTACCACACTTTGGGGATGGAGggggcagcaggaggaggagagggaggctaTGAAGCACTGAAGAAAGAGGGAATGAAAGAGGGGGTGTACCACAGTTTGGGGAtggagggagcagcaggaggaggaggaggagagggaggataTGAAGCACTGAAGAAAGAGGGAATGAAAGAGGGGGTGTACCACAGTTTGGGGAtggagggagcagcaggaggaggcggagAGGGAGGATATGAAGCACTGAGGAAAGAGGGAATGAAAGAGGGGGTGTACCACACTTTAGGAGCCAAGGGAGAACAGAAAGCAGGAGGGAAGAAAGATGATGAGAAGGAATCTGAAATAGTGGAACTTTGA
- the LOC114437347 gene encoding uncharacterized protein LOC114437347 isoform X3: MRGEKHLLLLAAFAVLAGCQPQVLLSPPLPQIFTGDLLYLNCDNITDGGQVTWYLNDTRQTETSKTIKIAAASPTDSGNYYCKSNEQRSGDYVLKVEDFVPSASLTMETGQPVMQKGGIIILKIEHENGLDGWNCSVYEGVKRNWIKLRLKDNPVYLEFQSRKLTTHETIFWCTNYESRSNQVVVRTSEKPLSLEMYPMPAVAGESLTLRCLVWGAKVIKHTIFYKETTILKQGDEPTHEIHNVTTSVRGIYSCQATFMFVDKSSGPPYDRKSDPQDVPVQAQPEAAILSEDMSCSCKKCTGGMSYRFYKKVGESWKFLPLNTKPSETGLYGCRLVSRNMRTLLSNAMFYQPSSFPLLVSSVIFFILLVILAAGATFLYVKHKRRNATVPIYEDVQMHSRGKGDDKYEPLQMNRREGEYDELQKKSGEYEALKKEGMKGEVYHTLGMEGAAGGGEGGYEALKKEGMKEGVYHSLGMEGAAGGGGGEGGYEALKKEGMKEGVYHTLGAKGEQKAGGKKDDEKESEIVEL, from the exons ATGAGGGGTGAAAAGCATCTGCTGCTCCTGGCAG CATTTGCAGTCCTGGCAGGCTGTCAGCCACAAG TCTTGTTGTCTCCTCCACTGCCACAGATCTTCACTGGGGACTTATTGTATTTGAACTGTGACAACATTACTGATGGAGGCCAAGTGACATGGTACCTCAACGACACCAGGCAAACAGAGACAAGCAAAACCATAAAGATTGCAGCCGCTTCCCCCACGGATTCCGGGAATTATTACTGCAAAAGTAATGAGCAGAGAAGTGGTGATTATGTTCTCAAAGTTGAAG actTTGTTCCCAGTGCCTCATTGACCATGGAGACAGGCCAACCGGTGATGCAAAAAGGAGGTATAATCATCTTGAAGATCGAACATGAGAATGGTCTGGATGGGTGGAATTGCTCTGTCTATGAGGGAGTGAAGAGGAACTGGATTAAGCTTAGGTTGAAGGACAATCCTGTGTATCTGGAATTTCAATCCAGAAAACTGACCACCCATGAGACCATTTTCTGGTGTACCAATTACGAAAGCAGAAGCAACCAAGTCGTTGTCAGGACCTCAG AGAAGCCTCTATCACTGGAAATGTATCCCATGCCTGCCGTAGCTGGAGAGAGTCTGACTCTGAGATGTCTTGTCTGGGGCGCCAAAGTAATAAAACATACTATATTCTACAAAGAAACCACAATCCTTAAACAGGGTGATGAACCTACCCACGAAATCCATAATGTGACAACGTCTGTGCGAGGAATATATTCATGTCAAGCCACATTCATGTTTGTGGACAAAAGCAGTGGACCACCATACGACAGGAAGTCCGATCCCCAAGACGTGCCCGTCCAAG CACAACCTGAAGCTGCAATCCTCTCTGAAGACATGTCATGCTCTTGTAAAAAATGTACTGGTGGTATGTCCTATCGCTTTTACAAGAAAGTTGGCGAATCATGGAAATTTCTGCCTCTCAACACAAAGCCAAGTGAAACTGGTTTATATGGATGCAGATTAGTGTCAAGAAACATGAGGACCCTCCTCAGCAACGCCATGTTTT ATCAGCCCTCTTCATTCCCACTTCTTGTGAgctctgtgatttttttcatcctaCTGGTTATTCTGGCTGCCGGAGCAACATTCCTGTATGTTAAGCATAAGAGGAGGAACGCCACTG TGCCCATTTACGAGGATGTGCAGATGCATTCACGAGGCAAAGGTGATGACAAATATGAGCCGCTGCAGATGAACAGGAGAGAGGGCGAATACGATGAACTTCAGAAGAAGAGTGGAGAATATGAAGCACTGAAGAAAGAGGGAATGAAAGGGGAGGTGTACCACACTTTGGGGATGGAGggggcagcaggaggaggagagggaggctaTGAAGCACTGAAGAAAGAGGGAATGAAAGAGGGGGTGTACCACAGTTTGGGGAtggagggagcagcaggaggaggaggaggagagggaggataTGAAGCACTGAAGAAAGAGGGAATGAAAGAGGGG GTGTACCACACTTTAGGAGCCAAGGGAGAACAGAAAGCAGGAGGGAAGAAAGATGATGAGAAGGAATCTGAAATAGTGGAACTTTGA
- the LOC114437347 gene encoding uncharacterized protein LOC114437347 isoform X2, with protein MRGEKHLLLLAAFAVLAGCQPQVLLSPPLPQIFTGDLLYLNCDNITDGGQVTWYLNDTRQTETSKTIKIAAASPTDSGNYYCKSNEQRSGDYVLKVEDFVPSASLTMETGQPVMQKGGIIILKIEHENGLDGWNCSVYEGVKRNWIKLRLKDNPVYLEFQSRKLTTHETIFWCTNYESRSNQVVVRTSEKPLSLEMYPMPAVAGESLTLRCLVWGAKVIKHTIFYKETTILKQGDEPTHEIHNVTTSVRGIYSCQATFMFVDKSSGPPYDRKSDPQDVPVQAQPEAAILSEDMSCSCKKCTGGMSYRFYKKVGESWKFLPLNTKPSETGLYGCRLVSRNMRTLLSNAMFYQPSSFPLLVSSVIFFILLVILAAGATFLYVKHKRRNATVPIYEDVQMHSRGKGDDKYEPLQMNRREGEYDELQKKSGEYEALKKEGMKGEVYHTLGMEGAAGGGEGGGGEGGYEALKKEGMKEGVYHSLGMEGAAGGGGEGGYEALRKEGMKEGVYHTLGAKGEQKAGGKKDDEKESEIVEL; from the exons ATGAGGGGTGAAAAGCATCTGCTGCTCCTGGCAG CATTTGCAGTCCTGGCAGGCTGTCAGCCACAAG TCTTGTTGTCTCCTCCACTGCCACAGATCTTCACTGGGGACTTATTGTATTTGAACTGTGACAACATTACTGATGGAGGCCAAGTGACATGGTACCTCAACGACACCAGGCAAACAGAGACAAGCAAAACCATAAAGATTGCAGCCGCTTCCCCCACGGATTCCGGGAATTATTACTGCAAAAGTAATGAGCAGAGAAGTGGTGATTATGTTCTCAAAGTTGAAG actTTGTTCCCAGTGCCTCATTGACCATGGAGACAGGCCAACCGGTGATGCAAAAAGGAGGTATAATCATCTTGAAGATCGAACATGAGAATGGTCTGGATGGGTGGAATTGCTCTGTCTATGAGGGAGTGAAGAGGAACTGGATTAAGCTTAGGTTGAAGGACAATCCTGTGTATCTGGAATTTCAATCCAGAAAACTGACCACCCATGAGACCATTTTCTGGTGTACCAATTACGAAAGCAGAAGCAACCAAGTCGTTGTCAGGACCTCAG AGAAGCCTCTATCACTGGAAATGTATCCCATGCCTGCCGTAGCTGGAGAGAGTCTGACTCTGAGATGTCTTGTCTGGGGCGCCAAAGTAATAAAACATACTATATTCTACAAAGAAACCACAATCCTTAAACAGGGTGATGAACCTACCCACGAAATCCATAATGTGACAACGTCTGTGCGAGGAATATATTCATGTCAAGCCACATTCATGTTTGTGGACAAAAGCAGTGGACCACCATACGACAGGAAGTCCGATCCCCAAGACGTGCCCGTCCAAG CACAACCTGAAGCTGCAATCCTCTCTGAAGACATGTCATGCTCTTGTAAAAAATGTACTGGTGGTATGTCCTATCGCTTTTACAAGAAAGTTGGCGAATCATGGAAATTTCTGCCTCTCAACACAAAGCCAAGTGAAACTGGTTTATATGGATGCAGATTAGTGTCAAGAAACATGAGGACCCTCCTCAGCAACGCCATGTTTT ATCAGCCCTCTTCATTCCCACTTCTTGTGAgctctgtgatttttttcatcctaCTGGTTATTCTGGCTGCCGGAGCAACATTCCTGTATGTTAAGCATAAGAGGAGGAACGCCACTG TGCCCATTTACGAGGATGTGCAGATGCATTCACGAGGCAAAGGTGATGACAAATATGAGCCGCTGCAGATGAACAGGAGAGAGGGCGAATACGATGAACTTCAGAAGAAGAGTGGAGAATATGAAGCACTGAAGAAAGAGGGAATGAAAGGGGAGGTGTACCACACTTTGGGGATGGAGggggcagcaggaggaggagagggag gaggaggagagggaggataTGAAGCACTGAAGAAAGAGGGAATGAAAGAGGGGGTGTACCACAGTTTGGGGAtggagggagcagcaggaggaggcggagAGGGAGGATATGAAGCACTGAGGAAAGAGGGAATGAAAGAGGGGGTGTACCACACTTTAGGAGCCAAGGGAGAACAGAAAGCAGGAGGGAAGAAAGATGATGAGAAGGAATCTGAAATAGTGGAACTTTGA
- the LOC114437344 gene encoding vesicular glutamate transporter 1-like isoform X2, producing MEIRPDRFKAVAAKTLGKIYGALEKKQENGETIELSAEGRPELAEEKEMPVVDCTCFGLPRRYIIAILSGIGFCISFGIRCNLGVAIVSMVNSHTIYRDNKEVIVKAQFDWDPETVGMIHGSFFWGYIVTQIPGGFICQKFAANRVFGFAVVATSCLNMLIPSAARLHFGCVIIVRVFQGLVEGVSYPACHGIWAKWAPPLERSRLATTAFCGSYAGAVIAMPLAGILVQYSGWSSVFYVYGTFGVMWYCFWILVSYESPAAHPTITEEERKYIEESIGASAQQSVTKFNTPWRAFFTSMPVYAIIVANFCRSWTFYLLLISQPAYFEEVFGFEISKVGIVSALPHLVMTIIVPIGGQIADYLRSNQIMTTTNVRKLMNCGGFGMEATLLLVVGFSHTKGVAITFLVLAVGFSGFAISGFNVNHLDIAPRYASILMGISNGVGTLSGMVCPLIVGSMTKHKTREEWQGVFLIASLVHYGGVIFYGLFASGEKQPWAEPEQLSDEKCGILDEDELANETEELYRTSGGGGYGAMNQGSDPNGGGGMGGGGGGWVSDWETTEEYVQPAGTNNYLYGAEEGREFT from the exons ATGGAGATCCGGCCGGACAGGTTTAAGGCCGTAGCAGCCAAGACTCTCGGGAAAATATACGg TGCTCTTGAGAAGAAACAGGAAAATGGCGAGACCATTGAGCTGTCGGCGGAGGGCCGGCCTGAGTTGGCAGAAGAGAAGGAGATGCCTGTGGTGGACTGCACGTGTTTCGGCCTGCCCAGGCGCTACATCATTGCTATCCTCTCCGGTATTGGCTTCTGCATCTCCTTCGGGATCCGATGTAACTTGGGCGTGGCCATCGTCAGCATGGTCAACAGCCACACCATCTACAGAGACAACAAGGAGGTCATAGTG AAAGCACAGTTTGACTGGGATCCAGAAACAGTGGGAATGATCCATGGTTCATTCTTCTGGGGATACATAGTAACCCAAATCCCTGGAGGCTTCATCTGCCAAAAGTTTGCAGCAAACAG AGTGTTTGGCTTCGCTGTAGTGGCCACATCTTGCCTGAACATGCTCATCCCATCAGCAGCGCGCCTACATTTCGGCTGTGTTATCATTGTCAGGGTGTTTCAAGGACTAGTGGAG GGTGTTTCATATCCGGCCTGTCACGGCATTTGGGCAAAATGGGCACCGCCTCTTGAGAGAAGTCGTTTGGCAACAACAGCCTTTTGTG GATCTTATGCTGGTGCTGTGATTGCCATGCCCTTAGCAGGAATCTTAGTCCAGTACTCAGGATGGTCATCAGTGTTCTATGTCTATG GAACCTTTGGTGTCATGTGGTACTGCTTCTGGATTCTGGTGTCATATGAGAGTCCAGCGGCTCACCCCACCATCactgaagaggagagaaaatacaTTGAGGAAAGCATTGGCGCGTCTGCTCAGCAATCGGTGACG AAATTCAACACGCCATGGAGAGCCTTCTTTACATCCATGCCGGTGTATGCCATCATTGTGGCTAATTTCTGCAGAAGCTGGACTTTCTACTTGCTCCTCATCAGCCAGCCTGCGTACTTTGAGGAAGTGTTTGGTTTTGAGATCAGCAAG GTGGGCATAGTGTCTGCGCTCCCTCATCTGGTTATGACCATCATTGTGCCCATCGGTGGCCAGATTGCCGACTACCTGCGCTCTAACCAAATCATGACCACCACTAATGTCCGAAAACTTATGAACTGTGGAG GGTTTGGGATGGAGgccacactgctgctggtggtgggcttctcacacacaaaaggtgtTGCCATCACATTCCTGGTCCTGGCTGTGGGTTTCTCTGGTTTTGCCATTTCAg gtTTCAATGTCAACCACCTTGACATTGCACCACGATATGCTAGTATCCTGATGGGTATCTCTAACGGTGTGGGCACTCTGTCTGGTATGGTTTGCCCGCTCATAGTTGGTTCCATGACAAAACATAAG ACACGAGAGGAGTGGCAGGGTGTCTTTCTCATTGCATCACTTGTTCATTATGGAGGTGTTATATTCTATG GCCTCTTTGCATCTGGAGAAAAACAACCTTGGGCCGAGCCAGAGCAGCTGAGCGACGAGAAATGTGGAATCCTGGATGAAGACGAGCTCGCAAATGAGACGGAAGAGCTGTATCGCACAAGTGGTGGAGGAGGCTACGGGGCCATGAACCAGGGCTCAGATCCCAACGGAGGAGGAggcatgggaggaggaggaggaggctgggtCTCAGACTGGGAGACAACAGAAGAGTATGTCCAGCCAGCTGGAACCAATAATTATCTTTATGGAGCAGAGGAAGGCCGAGAGTTTACATAA
- the LOC114437344 gene encoding vesicular glutamate transporter 1-like isoform X1, giving the protein MEIRPDRFKAVAAKTLGKIYGALEKKQENGETIELSAEGRPELAEEKEMPVVDCTCFGLPRRYIIAILSGIGFCISFGIRCNLGVAIVSMVNSHTIYRDNKEVIVKAQFDWDPETVGMIHGSFFWGYIVTQIPGGFICQKFAANRVFGFAVVATSCLNMLIPSAARLHFGCVIIVRVFQGLVEGVSYPACHGIWAKWAPPLERSRLATTAFCGSYAGAVIAMPLAGILVQYSGWSSVFYVYGTFGVMWYCFWILVSYESPAAHPTITEEERKYIEESIGASAHTFFALQKFNTPWRAFFTSMPVYAIIVANFCRSWTFYLLLISQPAYFEEVFGFEISKVGIVSALPHLVMTIIVPIGGQIADYLRSNQIMTTTNVRKLMNCGGFGMEATLLLVVGFSHTKGVAITFLVLAVGFSGFAISGFNVNHLDIAPRYASILMGISNGVGTLSGMVCPLIVGSMTKHKTREEWQGVFLIASLVHYGGVIFYGLFASGEKQPWAEPEQLSDEKCGILDEDELANETEELYRTSGGGGYGAMNQGSDPNGGGGMGGGGGGWVSDWETTEEYVQPAGTNNYLYGAEEGREFT; this is encoded by the exons ATGGAGATCCGGCCGGACAGGTTTAAGGCCGTAGCAGCCAAGACTCTCGGGAAAATATACGg TGCTCTTGAGAAGAAACAGGAAAATGGCGAGACCATTGAGCTGTCGGCGGAGGGCCGGCCTGAGTTGGCAGAAGAGAAGGAGATGCCTGTGGTGGACTGCACGTGTTTCGGCCTGCCCAGGCGCTACATCATTGCTATCCTCTCCGGTATTGGCTTCTGCATCTCCTTCGGGATCCGATGTAACTTGGGCGTGGCCATCGTCAGCATGGTCAACAGCCACACCATCTACAGAGACAACAAGGAGGTCATAGTG AAAGCACAGTTTGACTGGGATCCAGAAACAGTGGGAATGATCCATGGTTCATTCTTCTGGGGATACATAGTAACCCAAATCCCTGGAGGCTTCATCTGCCAAAAGTTTGCAGCAAACAG AGTGTTTGGCTTCGCTGTAGTGGCCACATCTTGCCTGAACATGCTCATCCCATCAGCAGCGCGCCTACATTTCGGCTGTGTTATCATTGTCAGGGTGTTTCAAGGACTAGTGGAG GGTGTTTCATATCCGGCCTGTCACGGCATTTGGGCAAAATGGGCACCGCCTCTTGAGAGAAGTCGTTTGGCAACAACAGCCTTTTGTG GATCTTATGCTGGTGCTGTGATTGCCATGCCCTTAGCAGGAATCTTAGTCCAGTACTCAGGATGGTCATCAGTGTTCTATGTCTATG GAACCTTTGGTGTCATGTGGTACTGCTTCTGGATTCTGGTGTCATATGAGAGTCCAGCGGCTCACCCCACCATCactgaagaggagagaaaatacaTTGAGGAAAGCATTGGCGCGTCTGCTCA CACATTTTTTGCCTTACAGAAATTCAACACGCCATGGAGAGCCTTCTTTACATCCATGCCGGTGTATGCCATCATTGTGGCTAATTTCTGCAGAAGCTGGACTTTCTACTTGCTCCTCATCAGCCAGCCTGCGTACTTTGAGGAAGTGTTTGGTTTTGAGATCAGCAAG GTGGGCATAGTGTCTGCGCTCCCTCATCTGGTTATGACCATCATTGTGCCCATCGGTGGCCAGATTGCCGACTACCTGCGCTCTAACCAAATCATGACCACCACTAATGTCCGAAAACTTATGAACTGTGGAG GGTTTGGGATGGAGgccacactgctgctggtggtgggcttctcacacacaaaaggtgtTGCCATCACATTCCTGGTCCTGGCTGTGGGTTTCTCTGGTTTTGCCATTTCAg gtTTCAATGTCAACCACCTTGACATTGCACCACGATATGCTAGTATCCTGATGGGTATCTCTAACGGTGTGGGCACTCTGTCTGGTATGGTTTGCCCGCTCATAGTTGGTTCCATGACAAAACATAAG ACACGAGAGGAGTGGCAGGGTGTCTTTCTCATTGCATCACTTGTTCATTATGGAGGTGTTATATTCTATG GCCTCTTTGCATCTGGAGAAAAACAACCTTGGGCCGAGCCAGAGCAGCTGAGCGACGAGAAATGTGGAATCCTGGATGAAGACGAGCTCGCAAATGAGACGGAAGAGCTGTATCGCACAAGTGGTGGAGGAGGCTACGGGGCCATGAACCAGGGCTCAGATCCCAACGGAGGAGGAggcatgggaggaggaggaggaggctgggtCTCAGACTGGGAGACAACAGAAGAGTATGTCCAGCCAGCTGGAACCAATAATTATCTTTATGGAGCAGAGGAAGGCCGAGAGTTTACATAA
- the LOC114437627 gene encoding sodium-dependent neutral amino acid transporter B(0)AT2-like, giving the protein MEKQPLPADDERTGMRESGADGHAGEEGQQGSSEPTARAGWNSKIEYFLAQVGFSVGLGNVWRFPYLCHQNGGGAFLLLYVLLMVVVGIPLFFLELAAGQAIRQGSIGVWKYISPRLVGIGYSSCVVCFFVALYYNVILAWSLFYLGHSFQQPLPWEQCPKQGNVTVKECEKSSPTSYFWYRKALDITDSIDDTGSFNVYIVCCLLAAWTVVCLGMFKGIKTSVKVMYFSSIFPYVVLFCFLVRGLLLDGAFEGIAYMFYPKLEIWADVQVWRQAATQVFFALGLGFGSIIAYSSYNPKNNNCHRDAYTVSFINFLTSVLATLVVFAVLGFRAKGKVMECVTRNVVALSHQFHSGAVNPDLMPTFNYSDPSSVPLEDYRTWFKQHGGNISGRLTDCNLEQEMQKGVEGTGLAFIAFTEAMSLLPGSPFWSALFFLMLLNLGLSTMFGTMEGILAPLTDSFKTLANNKTKFTIFSCIIGFVIGLLFTQRCGNYFVTMFDDYSATVPLIIVVVFETFSVSWLYGADRFLDDIEAMLGWRPTVIYKYLWKYICLFAMLGLLGATTIRMFIKRPTYVAWDQEMASEVVREYPGWALAVLALLIIFAMMPVPLGLIRAVLLDRNKPKSRDTNIGQYSIVNTDETPMTPMTDISELDERNGTVASVY; this is encoded by the exons ATGGAGAAGCAGCCTTTGCCAGCTGATGATGAAAGGACAGGGATGAGAGAGTCAGGGGCTGATGGTCATGCCGGTGAGGAGGGCCAGCAGGGCTCGTCTGAGCCCACCGCTCGAGCCGGGTGGAACAGTAAAATAGAGTATTTTCTGGCTCAGGTGGGATTCAGCGTCGGCCTGGGAAATGTGTGGAGGTTTCCATATTTGTGCCACCAGAACGGAGGAG GAGCCTTTCTTCTCCTCTATGTGCTGCTGATGGTGGTTGTGGGAATTCCTCTGTTCTTTCTGGAGCTGGCTGCCGGTCAAGCCATCCGACAGGGCAGCATCGGAGTGTGGAAGTACATCTCTCCCAGGCTCGTAGGCATCGGATACTCCAGCTGTGTG gtttgtttttttgtggcgCTCTACTACAATGTGATCCTTGCATGGAGTTTGTTCTATCTTGGGCACTCCTTCCAGCAGCCCTTACCATGGGAGCAGTGTCCAAAACAGGGGAATGTGACAG TAAAAGAATGTGAGAAGAGCTCGCCCACTTCATACTTCTGGTACCGCAAAGCTTTGGATATCACAGACTCCATTGATGATACAGGCTCTTTCAACGTTTACATCGTCTGCTGTCTGCTGGCAGCCTGGACTGTGGTGTGCCTGGGGATGTTCAAGGGTATCAAGACTTCTGTGAAG GTGATGTATTTCTCCTCCATCTTCCCTTACGTGGTGCTGTTTTGCTTTCTTGTCCGAGGACTCCTGCTGGATGGAGCCTTTGAAGGAATCGCCTACATGTTCTACCCCAAG TTGGAAATCTGGGCGGATGTGCAGGTGTGGAGACAGGCGGCCACGCAGGTGTTCTTCGCCCTGGGTCTGGGCTTCGGCTCCATTATCGCGTACTCCTCTTACAATCCCAAGAACAACAACTGCCACCGCGACGCCTACACTGTCTCCTTCATAAACTTCCTCACATCTGTGCTGGCCACTCTGGTGGTGTTTGCTGTGCTCGGTTTCCGAGCTAAAGGAAAAGTGATGGAATGTGTTACCAG aaATGTGGTGGCACTATCACATCAGTTCCACAGCGGTGCTGTGAATCCAGACTTGATGCCAACCTTCAACTACTCTGATCCCAGTTCTGTGCCTCTAGAGGACTACAGGACCTGGTTTAAACAGCATGGCGGGAACATCTCTGGACGTCTGACAGACTGTAATCTGGAACAAGAGATGCAGAAG GGTGTTGAAGGCACAGGTCTAGCGTTCATTGCCTTCACTGAGGCCATGTCACTCCTACCTGGCAGCCCCTTCTGGTCtgccctcttcttcctcatgcTGCTCAACCTGGGGCTCAGCACCATGTTCGGCACGATGGAGGGCATCCTCGCCCCCCTCACCGACTCCTTCAAAACTCTGGCCAACAACAAGACCAAATTTACAA TTTTCAGCTGCATCATCGGCTTTGTGATCGGCCTGCTCTTCACACAGCGCTGTGGGAACTACTTTGTGACGATGTTTGACGATTACTCCGCCACTGTTCCCCTCATTATTGTGGTGGTTTTTGAGACCTTCAGTGTATCCTGGCTATATGGAGCTGATAG atTCCTTGATGACATCGAGGCCATGCTGGGCTGGCGTCCCACTGTCATCTACAAGTACCTGTGGAAATACATTTGCCTGTTTGCCATGCTGGGGCTGCTGGGAGCCACCACTATACGCATGTTCATCAAACGCCCCACTTATGTGGCATGGGACCAGGAAATG gCCTCTGAGGTGGTGCGTGAGTACCCTGGCTGGGCTCTGGCTGTTTTGGCCTTATTGATCATATTTGCAATGATGCCCGTCCCACTGGGCTTGATCCGCGCCGTGCTGCTGGACAGGAATAAGCCGAAATCCAGAGACACCAATATTGGTCAGTACAGCATCGTTAACACTGACGAAACTCCTATGACTCCTATGACTGACATCTCAGAACTGGACGAGAGGAACGGGACAGTTGCTTCTGTTTACTAA